The DNA segment GGACCTAATAATATGGTAAGctgtcaagaaaaaaatagctgggGAACAACTCAGAGAGCAACTCCTTCAGTACACGTTGTTAGGTCTCTGCTCTCTTCATTTAGCATAACCTGGTATCTTAGAGATTTAGCGAGGCGTGTTCTGGTACGTTTTCTACCAACTTATCTAGTAGTATGGGTAGAGGATGGAGGTCGATTGCGAGATGTCCATTCACCTTCCTGTAACCTAAACACATTTGCTTTTCCTCTTTGAGTTTGTTTACTAACACTATGGGTGACAGGCTGAGATCGACCTCTCAGTAATGTCCCGTTCTTCCAGATCTCTGAGAATTTCATAATTATAATGTCCCGTTCTTCCAGATCTCTGAGAATTTCATAAGCCTCGCAGGCCGAATAAGGTTCCTAGTCAGGTAGGCAAAGGGAAGCTTCTCTCTGGGGTTTCCCTGAAAATCCCCTCAAAATACTAATATTCAAGATTTTGCAGTGGAACTGCTGTGGTTTACGTGCCTCCTGGGAAGAACTCCGGGATCTCTTGGTTTTCTCCTGTCTTCATTGTTTGAAAGAGAGTTTGCAGAGAATCAACTCACTTGGTCCTCCTGGAAATCGtgctttctccttcattccattTCCTGGTCAGGGCCACCACGGTGGCATTTCCATATTTATTTGCAATGATATTCCTTTTATCCACCTGCAGATTCACTCGTTGCTGGAGGTTGTTGCTATTAAGGTTCTTATAAATCGTTTTTATTCATTGTGCAGTCTGTATCTGCCTCCCAGTGTTCCCATTGAAAGAGATGAGCTTGATAATCTTTTAaatgctcttccttctcttattttactGGGAGACTTCAGTGGTTGCCATCCTTTGTGGGATGATGACGCTATCAACCCTCCTGGTCTTTCAATTGCTTCTTTCATCGAGGATTCAGGATTGGAGACTTTAAACTCTAAGAGATGTGACCCATTTCCACAGCCAAACTGGTACTTTTACAACAATAGATCTGTCTCTCTTTACCTTCTTGATTTTAACTGGAAAGTTTTACCAGACCTATATGGGAACGATCACTTCCCAGTTTTATTGGAGTCAACAAATTCTGCACCACAGTCACGTCCTCCCCGATAGCGGCTAGATAAGGCGGATTGGCACCTATTCAAGGAACTCAGCACCCCTGTCTTTTCAGTAGATGAGATAGGAAATTGTGATGAGGCAGTAACATACTTCACTGATGTCTTGCACTCCGCAGCTCTTCAATCGATAACATCCTTCGAGCGATAGGAGTGGAGGAGCCTCATTCCAGCTGGCCGGACGCTGTCGCCTCTGCTCAACTAGCCATTAACTCGGCATCTCACGACGCCCATGGCTACAGCCCTTTTGAAGTAATCTTCAGATGGCTAGCTGCCCTCCCGTCTGATCGACACTTCCCGGCTCCGATTACTTCTCCACTCTCCAAGATGCACTACGAGTCACCCAGGAAGCTACTTTGTAACAGCAAAGCAGTCAGAGAATCCCTTCCAGCCGGGCACATGCATCCTAATCACCACTCCATCCAATAAACGGAACTCTAAGCTTTTACCTCGCTGATCAGGCCCATTCACTGTCACCCACACGCCCAATCCCTTCCAGATGTCCTACGCCGTGGGGACAGGTGAGCGCACTCTCGATGTCACCGACGCTAAAACCTACTACCCACCATTAGACACAGCGGACGCCTTGGAACCTGCTCTTCCTCCAACGGTGGGCCACCAAGCCACCCTCTAGAGGCACGCCCCGGAGTCTGGTCTGCCCCCGACCGCCTTATCGCATTCCAGGAACCCAGTTAATGTCATCACGTCTTGACCTTCGGCAGCCGACCTTCGGCCTTTGTCACAGAGCACAAGCCTCCATGCAAAACACGGACGCACGCGTCCGTGGGCACGCAAGCACCCGAGTTGTGAGAGATGCGGCTGGGAGGCCGGTGTTTACATGAAAAACGGCTGGCTCCGTGCCGTCCGCTTGACCCCTCCGGCCGGGTGCTGCGAATAACAACCCCAAGAGAGGAAGCCACAGAGAGGACGAGGGAATAAGAACCCTCTGAGGGTAGGCACGAAGGGAGACGACTTGTGTTTACACGAAAACGGCTACTGCTGATCCAGCTCTGTTCACGTGACTCCTTGTTTATATGAAAGCGGCTACTGCTGACCGAGTTTCGTCCATATGACCCGTTATTTACATGAAGAAACCGGCTACTGCTGAAACAGCTCTGTCCCCGTTTACACAAAAACAGCTCCTGCTGACCCAGCCCCGTCCATGTGACTCCTTGGGGCGGGCGCtgggaataacaacaacaaccctctTGGGAAGCGAGGGCAGACCAAGACAGAAGCAAGGCATCTCTATCAAGAGGAGACCATGTGCTCAGCGAGCTCTGCCTTCAGGCAGCCTCTCATCAGCGTCTTCGTCAGTGTCTCCCGGAGGGTCGACTCCGCGGCTCGTGACTGACTAACGCGTAGTAGAGTGTATTACAGAGTTGAACGGTGTACAGCGAGCTAGCACGACACCCTCAAGTGGAAGCGCCCTGAGTCCCGCAGCGCATGATCCCGAAGGGCGCTCGGGACACCGGAAAACTCCGTGGTCATTGAGTGCAATCCTTCACCAACGAACCTCGACAGCGACCACCCAACCAGCCTAGCCAGTGTCCCCGAGCCACAACGCCCTTCCTACACGCCTCTGTCGACACTTCTGCCCAGGGAAAGCGGTGCAGTTGATGGTGGCGGACGGCTCGCTCATGCCCCAGTCACCACGGAAGCAACTTCGTCGAGGGGGATGTACTCTATCTTAAGGCATGATTGGGCAGGCCGACAGGCGACACTGGGGGCACACTGCTTTACGCTGGGGCCCccgggagggacagggagggtgCCCCCCCGCGGCACAGCCGGGGGAATTACCGGTCTAGAAGTGTAGAGTGAACACATGTCCGACCCGACATCTGGAGGTAGAGGTGTCGGGAGTAGAGAGATGCCGTGACGATCGGATAGAACGTATGTTAGTGGTGGGGGACAACAACCCCTAAGGAGTCGCTGGTCCCCTGTTACCCCCAAATGGggcgtaataataataattattgttatcactattattattattattagttgtagtagtagtaattgtagtacgtaatagtagtagtaagagccACGGCCTGTTAATGAGGTTAGCTCACAGTCCAGATAACATAAGTTCGATTGAATCCTTGGCAGGCGGAGACAACATAGGTCAACGTAGGTTTTTATCATATATCCTCTTTTTTATCCTAGGATTTGTAGGACGTATGCAAAATTATCtgaccatacacacacacacacacacacacacacacacacacacacacacacacacgtacacactcacTTTATGAAACCACCCAGCATGTTAGTCTCGGCAAGGTTCCTCAGCTCCCTCGCCTCCTCGTCTGTGATAGGGGTCGTCTCAGGTACCACAATCCATCCTTCCACTCTGGTGCCGGCATCACTCAGCAGGTTAAGTAAGCTCCTCCACGCCGCTACCTCCAGTCTGCTATTGGGGAACCTAATGGTCCAATACCTGTACAAAATGGCGAACAAGTCAGTGCTACTTTTTAATTCAAGGTTTTGTTTGctctgtttacttatttaattaaattaattaattgattaaccaattaattttatttttatttatttattttactatattttacttgtttattttgtttattgctGCAAACTCCTCCCAAGGCCCCCAAGGCTCCCAAGGCccggggtggggagaggggggcaGACAGTTATACTTACTACTGGGCTCAGCTTGGTGGCGGTGTCGCATGCGAACTGTGTGCATGCCATGGGAATTGTGTACATTCATTTTGGCTTGGCTCAGACTCGTGTTTGGAAGGTATTTTTGACTGATATTGCTTCGAGAGCAAGCACGATCATCATTTGTTGGCATGAGGATAAGGAAAATATCAGCAATATTATTATAACTCCCATATATCAAGTGTTCTAAAACCTCCGACTCGTCTCCTAGACGGTGATTCTGGCCTCGAAATGGGTGCGTGCAtttgaattattatttattttttttttaagtaagtagatgaattttcactttttttttaatattgtatacaaaggaatactactactactactactactactactacaactattactactactattaatgataAACTATTCATATCAATACGTAAAAATGCAGCACTCAATATCTGCCACAGATTTAACATGACTGCCGCTCGGGGAAAAAAACCGCCCTTCTGAAGGGCTCCATAGACTTTTATAGTATTCTAAACCGCCTGGCGCCACGCGGGTTAGCAGTGCACGCAGCTGGGAAATCATTGCCTCTCGGAAATTAAGCTGCGCGGCCAGTGTGTGAAGGGTCTCATTGAACTTCATTGATTTCTAAACAGCGTGGGAAAACCGCGCGGGAGAAAACCGCTCGTGTGAATCTGGCCTTACCGGCCGCGTGCACTGTTAACCCGCGCGGTGCCAGGCGGTTTAGAATACTTTAATAGCCTATGGAGCCCCTTAGAAGGGATGTTTTTCCCCGAGCGGCAGGCATGGTTAATCTGTGACAGAGGCTGGGTGCTGCTTTTTTacgtattaattaattaattagttaatagatttataataataataataataataataataataataataataatgataataataataataataataataataataataataattattattattattattactattattattattattattattattattattattattgttattattattagttattattatcagaGGTGTACTATGAATATAATTATATTTTACAGGATATCATGGTAAATAATTTTCATCAACATTCTGCTCAGCATTTAACGGGTAGAATGCACCTTGAAGGAGCTTAGAGCTGTTTATTGGCTGGATCCATTTCCCTTGTCTCTATATTTTTAACACCCTGTTCATTATATTCACAGAGAGATCACTCGCTTCTTTACGTCCTCGATCTCAAACAAACACCGACAAACTGACAACTATTTTGTGTACTGTTGTAGACGAACCGCGCAACGAACCTTCGACGCAACAGGTCAGTAACCAAAACTTTCCTATAGAAGTAACAGGTTAAATATGAGGATTTCGAACCATCAAGATAAATTTTTATATGTCTGCGTCACATACAATAATGATACTTTGTTGTGACCGTCCcagtaaagtaagaaaaatttgAGACGTGTTTAGCATGCCTGTAATAGCTTCGAGCTCTTTATAATGTGATCCCAATCTTACGAGGGCACCCATCGTCACCATAATACATTGCAGGATAagccagttaggttaggttatactaGTAAGCCTTCTGGGAATCCAGAGCGGGCAATCCCTGGTTAggaagttagattaggttaggttagagctCACCAAGTGTTACTAAACTAATGTAATCTAACTTTGATCAACACGTAACCTCCTACTCGGGGTTCAGTAACATTATAACCTTAAAATCTTAGGAATGTTTTCGTAAATCTTTGGAAAATTCTGTGAAAAATTCCCCAACACTACAACCTAACCAGGGGGATCGCTACATTGGTAAAATATGTTAGAAAGGGTTACATTACATATGTTAGGCTTTGTACGATGAGTTTTAAGTTAGTGCTccatatagatagacagacccGAAGTTACTGTGGGAACAGGGGACACATAGGAGTGGACTCTCGGTCGAACGATAATCTTTTGACCCAAGATCACAGAGTTTGTTTGACGCACAGTCCTAGAACCTCACTAAGAGCTTGGCATTTTCTACCTGTCTTACAATACATAgatatatttctctttattaGACATGCGCACTTTATTTAAAAGTATGCATGTCTAATTTACAGTCTTTCCTGTCTGCATCCATCATGGAGCAATCAGTAATTGGTAGTGATATGTAATTCATTCTAATTCTCATCTAGCAGGGAAAGGAATAATATTTGTGAGCGGTGCTCTCCTTGGTCATGTCTTTGGTCCATCCACATCATATAAATGAATCTTTATCAAGTGAATATTGCCTGTGCACTGGAAAATATCTACTTTTATTCCTGTCCCAGAAAATGGTCCAAACATGTTCCCTTTATCTGTATTCAGTCTGTTGCAAAACATTGCAGacttagaacaagaacaatgatTAAATATAACCCTATCATATCAAGTTTGGATATTACCAAGGCTAATTATTCATGAATAACTTCAACAACAGTGatgacaggaaaaataaaaataaaagtaactcAAACAGAAACTAACAATttaaaaactaaaatacataaacttaaaaaaaagtttcccatTTTTGTACAGTAGTGAAAGTGGCACAATGACGTGTCGAGACATCTGGTTAATAAACATGTTAGTGACAACATTggctatcctcttcctccttaaagCTGAGGTGTGGTTGCGTATGACCCCCGCCTCCATCTCTCATTGACATTGAAGTTTATAAATTAGGAATATTTTCttagttactattattttttttcttacagttaCTATTAAATTCGAAACTGAATAGGTTTCAAAACTGAATTGCACCACGACTTATCTTGTAGGCTGATGATAATCTTAGCCTTTTATGTTAAAACTTAAtggataacatttttttttttttttttttatgagatgaGTTCTTCAAGTAAGAGCTCGGTAGTTCAGTTAGTAGCATAACAAACTACAACGCAAAATGACCTCAGTTTAATCCCcggttatgtcattttttttttctcggttaGTAGTTGGTGCCTCAGCTCACCCAGTAGTAATGAGTACCTGGTTGTCGTGACCTAGGGAAGACAAAGGTGGACTTTTTATTAAAGTAGTAGCGATCACTTTTAACATGATGGATAAGgtggaaaaatacaagaaagtaaaaatgtGGCTGGGAGGGGTCGAGCCCACTTACTTGCTCGCTAAAAGAGCTCAAGATTCTTAGGCACCTCAGAGACAAGCGCTACCTTCAAGGTAATGTATTATCTAACAAACGTACTGatcatgttttgtttattcatagGAATACTATATACTGTTGATATTCATAATTAATAATCCTTCAGTTACTGTATAAGATTTAAGGATAAAGCCAAACTCCTCGGACTATGAAAAATTATTCAAACATTTATCTCACAAAATGAAGCAACTTTTGACCTTTATGTGTTATACAGGGAAGGTTGACTGTGTGTTGTTAAGTCCAGGGACAAATTTTCTTGTGTACATTGATTCCGATATTCTGATGTTTCAGAAGtctaaaattttaaaataattttTCCTAGAAGGTACGTTACAGTACACTGCACCAGGTGTTCCCTTACTGCAGAGTGAAAATTTGCCCCTGAACGTAACAACACCCAGTCAGTCGGCCctctttgaatatatatatatatatatatatatatatatatatatatatatatatatatatatatatatatatatatatatatatatatatatatatatatatatatgtcacgcataatgtggataattgcctaatgtgaacattaggcagtgaaattgcctaatcttcatattaggcaatttgtttgcacgatgttgacaataggcaacttacttgcttaatgtccactttaggcatgattttcaaattaggcaagggtattttgcctaatgtgaattgaatgacaaaccagtgtctacagttttgttcgaatgttgttcgaaactttgggtctgttacCGAGTTGTTGTGAGCAAAGATGTTGTTCGAAGCTTTGGGTTTGTTATAACCGAGTTGTTGTGAGCAGGTGCGTGCAAATTCTTTCAAACGAGAAGCATAGTGAGTGGCGCTAAAACGCGAAGTAAAGTGGCGCTAAAACGCGAAGTAAAGTGAGTGTGATGCTAAATCTTTCTAAACTTATGGATTTCTGATTACTGTGTGGGTTCgctgatgtttttttctctatattttctttgtaaattACTAAACTTTTCTATCTATTACAGTTTATGCACTATGGATCAAGCTGCTTTTGAACTTCAGCTGCGTCAAACGCTGCAAGGCAAGGCTGAAAATGCTGTCATCCAGCCCGCTCTCCAGCGTGATCAGTGGTTGCAGGATTTGTTAAGAATCAATTCTTCTGGAGCCCAGTCTACATTTGACTATAACCTCAAGAAACGCTATGAAGTTCTGCGTGTTGGCAATGCTGACCGACTTATTCGCAAAAGAAAAGATACCAGTGAACATGAATTTAAGTTTGTTGCATGTGTAGAAGAAGTGTTTGGTATTATTAAAACAGCTCATGAAGCTATTGGCCATGGAGGTGGCAAGAAAACAATTgcagaagtgagaaagaaatggTCAAACATCACACAAGAAGTATGCTACCTCTACATTTCATTCTGTGAGCACTGTCATCAAAAGAAAGCCAGAAAAACTCCAAAGGGTTTGGTAGTAAAACCGGTACGCAGTCATGATATCCATTCTAGATGCCAGATAGATCTTATAAATTTTCAAACATTACCTGATGGAAACTTTAAGTACATCATGACATATGTAAATCATTTCAGCAAATTTTGTGTGTTGCGTCCACTGACATCAAAAAGAGCAGAGGAAGTCGCAGCGAACCTTCTAGATATATTTCTGACATTTGGAGCACCTGCTATTTTACATTCCGACAACGGACGGGAGTTTGTGAATGCCATCATCACCGAGCTTTCAATGCTATGGCCAGAGCTGAAGCTGGTGACTGGACGCCCACGTCATCCTCAAAGCCAAGGAGCTGTTGAACGTCTAAACGGTGTGATCCAGGACAAACTAACCATTTGGATGAgggaaaataacagcaaaaagtGGTCAGTAGGTCTTAAGTTTGTTCAGTGGCAAGTTAATATCAGTCAGCATGAAACAACTGGCCACAGTCcttttaaagttacatttggacTAGATCCGCAAGTTGGATTAGCATCATCTATCGTGCCAAGTACAGCTTTTTGTAATATATTCACCGAGGAAGATCTCGAGTCATTTCTGGAAGCAGAGACTgaggcagaagcagagacaggtgcagaggcagaagcagcaacaggggcagaggcagaagaagaagcacagacAGGGGCAGagacagaagcagaagcagagacACGGGCAGGGAGGTcagaggcagaagcagagacaggtgcagaagcagaagcagcaacagagttagaggcagaagaagaagcacagacaggggcagaggcagaagcagagacaggtgcagaggcagaggcaggggaagaggcagaagcagagacaCGGGCAGAGACAGTAGCTACGAATTTCCAAAAGATCCGTGTTGCAGCTAATATAGGACAATCAAAGGCAGCAGCACGGATGACAAGACGCGGCAAAAACCTGCTTAAGCCATTGTCCATTGGTCAGTGTGCTACGCTGAGGGTTCCAGATGTCGATCGTGGTCCAACAGATCCAAAAAATCTGTTAGTAGTCATccttaaggaagaagaaggactatACACTGTAGGTTGTCGGGAGGGAattattagaacaaaatttacaccagctgacctaagtgggatcaaacagacccttataaagtctgaagaggttcctgatatctgcctatcgatgagaacagcaacagcaagagccactggtgggcaaggttatacaaagtgtcaatgtactactcaatgtacatcaggaaggtgcagctgcctaagaaaagaaattaaatgcaactcgcgctgtcacccaggcagatcatgcaaaaatttgtgattggactcaactgaaccctgagatcgattgacctattttatttatactaatattgcattaattaattatgttttccttattcacattgggcaaaattgagctgcataatttgaacaataggcattttttgcctaatgttaacaatttgtaaactttacgcaacctacttgcttgatgtacacattaggcaattttctgcctaatgttcacattaggcaattgtccacattatgcgtaacatatatatatatatatatatatatatatatatatatatatatatatatatatatatatatatatatatatatatatatatatatatatatatatatatatatatatatatatatatatatatatatatatatatatatatatatatatatatatatatatatatatatatatttatatatttattgtcCACAGCTCCATTATACTGGCATAACGTTGGAATTGTCCACACCTCCTTGATAATGGCATAACGTTGGAATTAAAGAACATCGTTAAAAACTACAGCATGTATTCTAATTTGGCTTTAAATAAATGGGATTACTAATGCTGGCAATCTTTTTTCATGTCATTGTCCATGTTTCGTTTATTGTGTGTTAGACTAAAAGTGGTAGAAAATATTCTGGATATTGGTTTATAAGTTTGAAAATGTTCTGGATATTGGTTTAtaagttattaaaaaaaaatatctacgtACATAAGGTCTATGTTTCTCTTAAGAAACTCAGGGTACTCACTCCTACAAAAGAGTATGGATGTCACTCAGCTGTTTCCAAAATCTTTGTTTCTTAGGTGTTTTTCCAGATTCATCATGCTTAGACCTACTAGGAAGTCACTTAGGGTAGTTCGTTCTCAGGTGTAAGTCACCCAGCTGTTTCCAATATCCTTGTTCGTGAGACGTTGCCGTCGCTGGTGTCGGTATGAAGTGACTGAGGGTAGGCGCCGATCACTAAGTCACTCATATATCACGCCGAGACACTTGCTAAGGGGGGTAGCAGTTTAACAACAGAGTGACCTCTGTTTTGTTGGGCCAAGGCAAAGTAGAGTGGCTTCGGTGCCATTTGAGCTCTCATCATTATTAACACTAACAACAGTGTGCTGGGGAACCGAGACGTACATGTTGTCTTGAAGGGCCGAACTGTCTGGAAGATCAGTACACAGGGGAATGAGTTTGGGCATTTAGCAAACTGACATCACAAGAAACTGAAACCAGAAAGAATTTAATGAAACATGTGGGGaatagaaggggaaagaaaattaagaatatgGAAAGTTAGTAATAAAATCATGGATAATGTGACATTTTATGTGAAGTGAAACAGaatagaagacaaaagaaaaaaagtgaaaaattagaAACTAGAATGAATTCAGTGAAAATTATGTGGAATAAAAGGGCGAAGAAAATCAAGAATATGGAAAATCTATAATAATTGCATGAATACTATGACTCTATGCGAAGTGAAAGAGAATGGACGGCAAAcgggaaaagtgaaaaaaaggaaaaggaaagaaaaccaggaaaaaagcaaaataaagtataataagaaaaataaactaaacaaaaacaacagtggGAGCCGTTGCAAAGGCTTATCCCACGCCTATTATTGAACCGGACTGGACCTAAGGAGTGTCGTATCATCCTTCTCTGTGTGGCTCACGAGGATCCGCTAGCAAATCACCTCCTCTCGGAAAAAAACCCACCTCAGGATATCTCGGTATTTTTATTGGACTGGGAAGTGTACCGACATCCTGGATTACTGCCATTAATGCTATAAATGTCGGCGCATGACAGCCAAGGGATGAATGAGTACGTCCAGTACCACTTCAGCCCTTGTCCATTGTCATAGAACCCTTCTCCAGAGTCGCTGTTGGTAGGTCCTTTGTCTCCACCTTCTTTTGACGGACATCGCTACATGTTAACCCTTATCGATTTTTTCATTGGTTTCCCCGAGGCCATAGCCCTTAAAGAAACTGACATTGTATCAGTCCGTTAGTCTTTTTGCACAGAGTGAAAAATGTTAACCAGCGACTTATGAGGTGAAGCATTATGTTGGAGGATTATAATTTGGTGATACAAAATGTAAAGGGCAAAAACATTATGGTGGCGGATGTTTTGTCTAGAGTGTAATGTGTGCCACATGACTGACGTGTCTTTAGGGGAGAGAGTGTTATGTGGTTGATCCCACTTATTTGTAATGACTAAA comes from the Scylla paramamosain isolate STU-SP2022 chromosome 45, ASM3559412v1, whole genome shotgun sequence genome and includes:
- the LOC135094321 gene encoding KRAB-A domain-containing protein 2-like isoform X1, whose protein sequence is MFFSLYFLCKLLNFSIYYSLCTMDQAAFELQLRQTLQGKAENAVIQPALQRDQWLQDLLRINSSGAQSTFDYNLKKRYEVLRVGNADRLIRKRKDTSEHEFKFVACVEEVFGIIKTAHEAIGHGGGKKTIAEVRKKWSNITQEVCYLYISFCEHCHQKKARKTPKGLVVKPVRSHDIHSRCQIDLINFQTLPDGNFKYIMTYVNHFSKFCVLRPLTSKRAEEVAANLLDIFLTFGAPAILHSDNGREFVNAIITELSMLWPELKLVTGRPRHPQSQGAVERLNGVIQDKLTIWMRENNSKKWSVGLKFVQWQVNISQHETTGHSPFKVTFGLDPQVGLASSIVPSTAFCNIFTEEDLESFLEAETEAEAETGAEAEAATGAEAEEEAQTGAETEAEAETRAGRSEAEAETGAEAEAATELEAEEEAQTGAEAEAETGAEAEAGEEAEAETRAETVATNFQKIRVAANIGQSKAAARMTRRGKNLLKPLSIGQCATLRVPDVDRGPTDPKNLLVVILKEEEGLYTVGCREGIIRTKFTPADLSGIKQTLIKSEEVPDICLSMRTATARATGGQGYTKCQCTTQCTSGRCSCLRKEIKCNSRCHPGRSCKNL
- the LOC135094321 gene encoding uncharacterized protein LOC135094321 isoform X2, whose protein sequence is MLWPELKLVTGRPRHPQSQGAVERLNGVIQDKLTIWMRENNSKKWSVGLKFVQWQVNISQHETTGHSPFKVTFGLDPQVGLASSIVPSTAFCNIFTEEDLESFLEAETEAEAETGAEAEAATGAEAEEEAQTGAETEAEAETRAGRSEAEAETGAEAEAATELEAEEEAQTGAEAEAETGAEAEAGEEAEAETRAETVATNFQKIRVAANIGQSKAAARMTRRGKNLLKPLSIGQCATLRVPDVDRGPTDPKNLLVVILKEEEGLYTVGCREGIIRTKFTPADLSGIKQTLIKSEEVPDICLSMRTATARATGGQGYTKCQCTTQCTSGRCSCLRKEIKCNSRCHPGRSCKNL